The Bombus fervidus isolate BK054 chromosome 3, iyBomFerv1, whole genome shotgun sequence genome includes a window with the following:
- the LOC139985638 gene encoding uncharacterized protein, giving the protein MALSDVLQFDCSIENEIAQNALKNFTGMLGKAFEQYKKLWNEYLKLREYCGNITNISDFKIPCELFESGIFSNKDVIIPANNQVLKNTEIFPHEDINCDNNFRNCDYISNVDNAVLIDTSVKCQIQEDKLLKSPILVRKHSRFKKTNVINNRVNLKSLKQNEMNLCLPIKTDISSLTNLKSDLVQNPLSQDSKENECSVIENSNDEINTSINTTITKMSKKLGVSKLYNVDTTLPKNGKNHRLVLLEDEQSTDIATQKKHNRSDFLIAHVSPRKGIREQFKNHNHSIEEDVIQNSPNKRIKLSSKMRSLKLKKKTPKKEINQHNLDRHLVPLQKSVQENRTHLITEPKIFDFYNENVNGNDKTQKIFNSAKEETDSNSSSDETFCTLGESLQKQSPSNTNKLKENIPKTKSVRRTLMNSFDMLPAKEYIFDKSPKKKSERAQMNGVSCWQCKQYYTSLGLSEKEIRMRQNKCSRHRTKYNERNETPEDFWNPLFPDTTFDSSY; this is encoded by the exons ATGGCTTTGTCAGATGTTTTACAATTCGATTGTTCCATAGAAAATGAGATTGCGCAAAATGCTTTGAAGAATTTTACTGGAATGCTAGGAAAAGCATTCgaacaatataaaa AGTTATGGAATGAATACTTAAAACTGCGAGAATATTGTGGAAACATTACGAACATTTCTGACTTTAAGATTCCGTGTGAATTGTTTGAATCAGGCATTTTTAGTAATAAAGATGT tATTATACCTGCTAATAAccaagtattaaaaaatacagaaatatttccACACGAAGATATTAATTgtgataataattttagaaactgtgattatatttcaaatgtaGATAATGCTGTTTTAATTGATACATCTGTTAAGTGCCAAATACAGgaagataaattattaaagagcCCAATACTTGTAAGGAAACATTCTAGATTTAAGAAGActaatgttataaataatcgGGTTAATCTAAAAAGTCTTAAGcaaaatgaaatgaatttgTGCCTACCAATAAAAACAGATATTTCTAGTTTAACAAACCTAAAAAGTGATCTTGTACAGAATCCATTATCTCAAGACTCAAAAGAAAATGAATGTTCAGTTATCGAAAATAGCAATGATGAGATTAATACATCGATTAATACAACTATTACCAAAATGTCAAAAAAATTGGGAGttagtaaattatataatgtagATACTACATTACCGAAGAATGGCAAAAATCATAGGCTTGTACTTCTCGAAGATGAGCAATCAACTGATATTGCAACTCAAAAGAAGCATAACAGATCAGATTTTTTAATAGCACATGTATCACCTAGAAAAGGTATAAGAGAACAGTTTAAAAATCATAATCATTCTATAGAAGAGGACGTAATTCAAAATAGTCCaaataaacgtataaagttaagTTCAAAAATGAgaagtttgaaattaaaaaagaagactCCAAAGAAAGAGATTAATCAACACAATCTGGATCGTCATTTGGTACCTCTACAAAAATCTGTACAAGAAAATCGAACACATTTAATTACAGAGccgaaaatatttgatttttataatgaaaacGTTAACGGTAATGATAAGAcacaaaaaatttttaattcagcaaaagaagaaacagattCCAATTCCTCAAGTGATGAAACGTTCTGTACTTTAGGGGAGTCATTGCAAAAACAGTCTCCttctaatacaaataaattgaaagaaaatatacctAAAACTAAATCTGTAAGAAGGACTCTTATGAAtagttttgatat gtTACCTgcaaaagaatatatatttgataaatcaCCAAAGAAAAAGTCTGAAAGAGCACAGATGAATGGTGTTAGTTGTTGGCAATGTAAACAG TACTACACTAGTCTTGGGCTTTCtgagaaagaaataagaatgaGACAAAATAAATGTTCCCGACACAGAACTAAATATAATGAAAGGAATGAAACACCTGAAG ATTTTTGGAATCCTCTATTTCCTGATACTACTTTTGATTCTAGTTACTAA
- the Ia-2 gene encoding tyrosine phosphatase IA-2: protein MGRKQWWRGGSVLLVLFILHHVILGDGDVGCLFSESLCDPRTETCYNDLAFGKCLPLYADLNDEDYYQYNFNVDELELLRLQLERLQVDEYKWSHPYTQCIMQMTLYNLRYWENYDLRLCQHLKQRTHFENKNEIDQAKVPTIAIVKFTPNNGKFNSQFANELYYPPGTQNQYFPDSFYNNEFSRSPYKEQFREIDSQFYKPRYNPNSHNDYDSSMNEKDYEENYDESNLRKNPTTFDGVVERLSRTRRQPPLYNLQDYNNNAMESFENALKERISKKLSDLEFLIKDESEDYSDKKEVADEVPNVEYETVFSEKYKPRKFSETSDENERFLENVKHNSKDNYDSNDYDDVNDEEIVPQKDSSSMENGIYTEGGLIQADKANVDIDENAYNLFPDDINELLREHGLAGFKRGDVKKPGPPFSTNNYAFKTPSPSISENENRSDSIETEQDNNVLLTPYVKKEVKQQTDSKSYNVDLDHVYVEFQKPFHRWSEGEHVVEEVEKLLGLSSGSLKDIRVGRAEVTFKVVKNNKNYSATDVVNNIDDIRGKLKNSLDVEVIRAGIGDKIKLPATLEVVKKAEMSSTVFGAIITAGVIAIVAAIVTLVIARRHAKAGAKLAGLTTPDPEASKDYQDLCRARMHAKSPADKPESPRITNLSRENESNNSPSNRSSTSSWGEEPAPSNMDISTGQMVLSYMEDHLKNKDRLDQEWAALCAYEVDPSSTEIAQSEANAKCNRPGAAIPYDHFRVILNDLANVNNSDYINASTITDHDPRNPAYIATQGPLPETTADFWQLVWEQGSVVIVMLTRLTEEGIAMCHRYWPEEGSELYHIYEVHLVSEHFWCDDYLVRSFYLKNLRTGETRTVTQFHFLSWPENGVPHSIKALLEFRRKINKSYKGRSCPIVVHCSDGAGRTGTYCLIDMVLNRMMKGAKEIDIAATLEHIRDQRPDMVATKQQFKFVLMAVAEEVHAILKALPVPPTEKSLPGNNSSTKQDQ, encoded by the exons ATGGGCCGTAAACAGTGGTGGCGAGGAGGCTCGGTACTGTTGGTGCTCTTCATTCTCCATCACGTAATTCTAGGTGATGGTGATGTCG GGTGCCTGTTCAGTGAGAGCCTCTGCGATCCCCGAACGGAAACGTGTTACAATG ATCTCGCGTTTGGCAAATGTTTGCCATTATACGCTGACCTGAACGATGAAGATTATTATCA aTATAATTTCAACGTTGACGAATTGGAATTGCTAAGATTGCAATTAGAGAGGCTGCAAGTCGATGAATACAAATGGTCTCATCCCTACACCCAATGTATAATGCAAATGACCTTGTACAATTTACGCTACTG gGAAAACTACGATCTTCGACTCTGTCAGCATTTAAAGCAACGTACGCATTTCGAAAACAAGAATGAAATCGACCAGGCCAAA GTACCCACAATAGCCATAGTAAAATTCACGCCCAACAATGGCAAGTTTAACAGCCAATTTGCCAATGAGCTCTACTACCCTCCTGGTACACAAAATCAGTATTTCCCTGATTCATTCTATAACAATGAATTCTCTCGATCGCCATACAAGGAACAATTCAGAGAAATCGATTCCCAGTTCTACAAACCGAGGTACAATCCGAATTCTCACAATGATTATGACTCTTCGATGAACGAAAAAGATTATGAAGAAAATTATGACGAAAGTAATTTGCGTAAGAATCCAACGACTTTTGATGGAGTCGTTGAAAGGCTGTCTCGAACTAGACGTCAACCTCCCTTGTATAATTTACAAGACTACAATAACAATGCAATGGAATCGTTTGAAAACGCTTTGAAGGAGaggatatcgaaaaaactttcagatctagaatttttaattaaagacgAATCTGAAGATTATTCCGATAAAAAGGAAGTTGCGGACGAAGTTCCGAATGTCGAGTATGAGACAGTGTTTTCGGAAAAATACAAACCTAGGAAATTTAGTGAGACATCGGACGAAAATGAGCGTTTTCTGGAAAACGTGAAACACAATTCGAAAGATAATTACGATAGCAATGATTACGACGATGTGAACGATGAAGAGATAGTGCCTCAGAAGGATAGTTCATCGATGGAAAATGGAATTTATACCGAAGGAGGACTTATACAGGCTGATAAAGCTAATGTTGATATTGAcg AAAATGCCTACAATTTATTTCCCGATGATATAAATGAACTCCTTAGGGAGCACGGATTAGCTGGCTTTAAACGCGGGGATGTTAAGAAACCAGGACCGCCGTTTTCAACAAATAACTATGCGTTTAAAACTCCATCCCCATCCA TTTCGGAAAATGAAAATCGTTCTGATTCTATCGAAACTGAGCAAGAT aataacgtattacttacTCCATATGTGAAGAAAGAAGTAAAGCAACAAACAGATTCAAAATCGTACAACGTTGATCTGGATCATGTTTACGTTGAATTTCAGAAACCATTTCACAGATGGTCGGAAGGTGAACATGTCGTCGAAGAG GTGGAAAAATTACTGGGACTATCATCTGGCTCTTTAAAAGATATTCGTGTTGGCCGTGCAGAAGTGACGTTCAAGGTcgtcaaaaataataaaaattatagcgCTACCGACGTAGTTAATAACATAG ACGACATACGcgggaaattgaaaaattctttggATGTTGAGGTGATCCGTGCAGGCATAGGTGACAAG atcAAGTTACCCGCAACGCTGGAAGTTGTTAAAAAAGCTGAAATGAGTTCGACTGTGTTCGGAGCAATAATAACTGCAGGTGTCATAGCCATTGTAGCTGCAATAGTCACATTGGTAATTGCTCGTCGACACGCTAAAGCTGGAGCCAAATTGGCAGGACTAACTACACCTGATCCGGAAGCATCGAAGGACTATCAAGATTTATGTAGAGCAAGAATGCATGCTAAATCACCGGCAGATAAACCAGAATCGCCGCGAATTACGAATTTAAGCAGGGAAAATGAGTCAAATAATTCACCGTCGAATCGATCTAGCACATCCTCTTGGGGAGAAGAACCGGCTCCTTCGAATATGGACATATCAACTGGACAAATGGTTCTA AGTTACATGGAGGATCATCTAAAAAACAAGGATCGATTGGATCAAGAATGGGCCGCATTATGTGCTTACGAGGTGGATCCTTCTTCGACTGAAATTGCACAAAGCGAAGCGAATGCCAAATGCAATCGGCCTGGTGCAGCGATTCCCTACGATCATTTCAGGGTGATTCTAAATGATCTCGCTAATGTCAATAACTCCGACTATATTAACGCCTCTACAATC acgGATCATGATCCTCGTAATCCAGCTTACATTGCCACACAAGGACCACTACCAGAAACGACGGCTGATTTTTGGCAACTAGTTTGGGAACAAGGCAGCGTCGTAATAGTGATGCTAACTAGACTTACCGAAGAGGGTATCGCCATGTGTCATCGTTATTGGCCAGAAGAAGGATCAGAATTATATCATATCTACGAGGTGCACCTTGTGTCCGAGCATTTCTGGTGCGATGACTATTTGGTGCGTTCCTTCTACTTGAAAAATCTACGTACTGGCGAAACAAGAACTGTAACTCAATTCCACTTCTTGTCCTGGCCCGAAAACGGCGTGCCACACTCCATCAAGGCTCTTCTTGAATTCCGCCG aaaaattaacaaatcctATAAAGGCAGATCCTGCCCTATAGTTGTGCATTGCAG TGATGGTGCTGGGCGTACTGGTACATATTGTTTAATTGACATGGTTCTGAACCGTATGATGAAAGGAGCCAAAGAAATTGACATTGCAGCTACATTAGAACATATAAGAGATCAAAGACCTGACATGGTTGCGACAAAGcaacaatttaaatttgttctcATGGCAGTGGCAGAAGAAGTACACGCTATCCTTAAGGCTTTACCTGTCCCCCCTACAGAAAAATCTCTTCCAGGAAATAATTCTTCGACAAAGCAAGATCAGTAA